In Mucilaginibacter celer, one DNA window encodes the following:
- a CDS encoding RNA recognition motif domain-containing protein, producing the protein MVKLFVGGFPLEMTELEIVKMIGPHGDVETIKIVRDKKTRICKGYAFLEMKDRTGAENAVIALDGMQMADRVLSVKINDDFVKKTPPPRKSFGGGYGNTNRGNSSGPRSYGNNSGGGYDRGSSNGGGYRSSNNNNNGGGASGAPSDRPRRPRKTM; encoded by the coding sequence ATGGTCAAATTATTTGTCGGCGGATTTCCACTGGAAATGACCGAACTGGAAATTGTTAAAATGATAGGTCCGCATGGCGATGTGGAAACCATAAAAATTGTACGCGATAAAAAAACCCGCATTTGCAAGGGTTATGCATTCCTGGAAATGAAGGACAGAACCGGTGCCGAAAACGCCGTGATTGCCCTTGACGGTATGCAGATGGCCGACCGTGTGCTAAGCGTGAAAATAAACGATGACTTTGTAAAGAAAACACCTCCCCCACGTAAATCATTCGGCGGCGGGTATGGCAATACCAACCGCGGCAATAGTTCCGGTCCGCGCAGCTATGGTAATAATAGCGGTGGAGGTTATGATCGTGGTAGTAGCAACGGAGGAGGCTACAGATCATCAAACAATAATAACAATGGTGGCGGAGCTTCAGGGGCGCCGTCCGACAGGCCACGACGCCCAAGAAAAACCATGTAA
- a CDS encoding phospho-sugar mutase produces MQELDPTILAKANSWLEGNYDADVKQQIQKLIDDKAYTELTDSFYRDLEFGTGGLRGIMGPGSNRINKYTIGAATQGLANYLKKTYPGEKIKVAIAHDSRNNADFFSTITAEVFSANDIYVYFFKALRPTPELSFAVRQLGCKSGVMLTASHNPKEYNGYKAYGADGGQFVAPHDKAVMDEVAAISSIDEIKFTRVDANIEEIGEDIDELYLSKIVELSVSPEAIQRQKDLKIVYSPIHGTGITLTPQALKRFGFENVILVEEQITPDGNFPTVIYPNPEEKEALTLALKKAQETDADLVLATDPDADRVGIAVKNTDGEFILLNGNQTGAMLINYLLSAWEDKGKLTGKEYIVKTIVTTNLIERIAEAKNVTYYNTLTGFKYIGELMTHFEGKQTFIGGGEESYGYLVGELVRDKDAVVSSAFIAEMTAYYKDKGSSLFEALLETYVQYGFYKEKLISLTKKGKTGAEEIKEMMEKFRTNPPATLGGSKVATLKDYEKGIETDLAANTTKPIELPASDVLQFITEDGSIISARPSGTEPKIKFYCSVNGKLESKEAYAETDKQLDAKIASIMQDLGV; encoded by the coding sequence ATGCAGGAATTAGACCCTACCATTCTCGCCAAAGCCAATTCATGGCTCGAAGGAAATTATGACGCTGATGTAAAACAGCAAATTCAAAAATTAATTGACGATAAAGCGTATACCGAATTAACCGATTCGTTTTACCGCGACCTGGAGTTTGGTACCGGTGGTTTGCGTGGCATTATGGGCCCGGGCTCAAACCGTATTAACAAATACACCATTGGCGCAGCCACCCAGGGTTTGGCCAACTACCTGAAAAAAACCTACCCCGGCGAAAAAATTAAAGTTGCCATTGCGCATGACAGCCGTAACAATGCCGATTTCTTTTCAACCATCACTGCCGAAGTATTTTCGGCCAATGATATTTACGTGTATTTTTTCAAAGCCCTGCGCCCAACGCCCGAGCTTTCGTTTGCCGTGCGCCAGCTGGGTTGTAAAAGCGGTGTAATGCTTACCGCATCGCACAATCCTAAAGAGTACAATGGTTACAAAGCCTACGGCGCCGATGGCGGCCAGTTTGTAGCCCCGCATGATAAAGCCGTAATGGACGAGGTAGCCGCCATCAGCAGCATCGACGAAATTAAATTTACCCGTGTTGACGCCAACATCGAAGAAATAGGAGAAGACATCGACGAGCTTTACCTGAGCAAAATTGTTGAGTTATCAGTTTCGCCGGAGGCTATCCAACGTCAAAAAGATCTTAAAATCGTTTACTCGCCAATTCACGGTACCGGTATCACTTTAACTCCGCAAGCTTTAAAACGCTTTGGTTTTGAGAATGTGATTTTGGTTGAAGAGCAAATTACTCCGGATGGCAACTTCCCAACAGTAATTTATCCAAACCCCGAAGAAAAAGAGGCTTTAACCCTGGCCCTTAAAAAAGCACAGGAAACCGATGCCGACCTGGTACTGGCAACCGACCCTGATGCCGACCGTGTAGGCATCGCCGTAAAAAACACCGATGGCGAGTTTATATTGCTTAACGGCAACCAAACCGGCGCTATGCTCATCAATTACCTGTTAAGCGCCTGGGAAGATAAAGGCAAACTAACCGGTAAAGAATATATTGTTAAAACAATTGTTACCACCAACCTTATTGAGCGCATTGCCGAAGCCAAAAATGTAACCTATTATAACACACTTACCGGCTTTAAATACATCGGCGAACTGATGACCCATTTTGAAGGCAAGCAAACCTTTATAGGCGGCGGTGAAGAAAGCTACGGCTACCTTGTTGGCGAACTGGTGAGAGATAAAGATGCCGTGGTATCGAGCGCATTTATTGCCGAGATGACTGCTTATTACAAAGATAAAGGCAGCAGCCTTTTCGAAGCCCTGCTCGAAACCTATGTACAATATGGTTTCTACAAAGAGAAACTGATCTCCTTAACCAAAAAAGGTAAAACCGGTGCTGAGGAAATTAAAGAGATGATGGAGAAATTCCGCACCAATCCTCCGGCTACCTTAGGCGGATCAAAAGTGGCTACCCTGAAAGATTATGAAAAAGGGATTGAGACTGATCTGGCTGCTAATACTACTAAACCTATTGAATTGCCTGCATCAGATGTATTGCAGTTTATTACCGAAGATGGCAGCATTATTTCGGCCCGCCCGTCAGGTACCGAGCCTAAAATTAAATTTTACTGCAGCGTAAACGGTAAACTGGAGAGCAAAGAGGCTTATGCTGAAACAGATAAGCAGCTTGATGCCAAAATAGCTTCTATTATGCAGGATTTGGGCGTTTAA